In Candidatus Poribacteria bacterium, the genomic stretch AAAGTGACGCTTGTCGCGTTGGAAACCCCTGTCTCGCATCTACAGGGTGTGCTGACGGACGCGTTGACCGGTGAACCACTCCTTGGAATCAATCTTCAACTCGCGGATAACGCAGGAGAGGTTTACGAAACGTTAACAACATTGGCAGGTATTTTCGTTTTTGAAAACCTTCCCGTGGAACAAGCCTTTACCTTGACAATTAATCACGCGGGTTATGAAGGTAAAGAAGTAGCAGTGCATCCGATACCCGCGGCTGAGACGTTAGAATTAGTCGTTGAACTCACACCGCTGGCGGAACCGGAAAGATTGGATCCGGGTCAGGGTTTGAGTATTGGAAGCCGCGCACCAGACTTTGAATTACCGGATGGGAACGGCAAATTGCACGCACTCGCTGATTCTATTGGGAATGAGAATGTCGTGCTCATATTTTACCGCGGCGGTTGGTGACCGTTCTGCCGAGGGCAACTCGGTGAGTTGCAAAAAAACTATGCGAACATTCGAGCCGCAGGTGCAGAGCTTATCGCTATCAGTTCCGATGACGAGGGCGACACCAAAAAGACAGTTCAGGGCAGTGGGCTTGAATTCCCGGTACTTTCTGATAAGGACAGAGACGTAATCAATGCTTACAATGTCGTGGATGTTGGTAACAAAAGGATAGCACGTCCTGCTGCCTATATCGTTCAGAAGGATGGAACAGTCGCTTGGAAATCACTTAATGGTGTGGCAGTGCGTGTTCCGACGGCACAAATTCTCACAGAATTAGGTAAACTTTGATGAAACCTTACGACAAGGTCACGGCGAACATTATTGCTGATAGCCAAGAGGCTGAACAACATCGAGACGCACTTGACCGCCGACAGTTCTTAACTCGGCTTGCTGCCGGTGTCGGCGGAATCGGTGGCGCGCTTAGCACACTTCCAGCATTTGCGCAGCTGAGTAGTGGGCAATTACAGCCCGATGCTACGCAGACAGGACCCCTTACGCCTGTTATTGAGGCGATCGGTAAGAAAGTCTGGGATGGCGATCGCCTCGATGAAGATGCGGTTAGTGAACTGATGGATCAGGCGATGATGAAGTTGACTGGACGCGCCTCTGCGAAAGAGGCGTGGCGCGATATTGTGCTGCCCGATGATATTGTCGGTATAAAAATTAACCCCCTCGGTGGACCGGAACTCAGCACACATTCTATCATCGTTGATAAGATCGTTGAAGGGGTATACGGAGCGGGTGTCCTCAAAAAGCAAATTGTTATCTGGGACCGCTTTGAAGACCACCTCCTGAACGCTGGGTACCCGATCAGGCAGGAGGATGGCGAGGTGCGAACCATCGCCTCTGACACAGAGGGGATCGGGTATGACGACGAAGTGTTTTATGAAAGCGAGAAGGATAGTGTCACCCGTCGAGAAAACGAAAGCACCCGTTCCCGGTATTCTCGGATCGTCACGCAAGAGGTTGATGTGCTAATTAACGTCCCCGTCTTGAAGCATCATGCGATGGCGGGTGTGAGTGGATGTTTAAAGAATCTCGCGTTCGGAAGCGTGGACAACACACGCCGGTTCCATGGGAAACCGATCTATTGTAATCCCGCTATCGGCGAGATTCTTGAACATAAAGTACTGAAGGAGAAGCTCGTACTCAATATCGTTGATGGATTAGTCGCATCGTTCGACAAGGGACCGACATATCACGCTGAGAGCGCATGGAAATACGGTGGTCTCTTTATCAGTACTGATCCGGTTATCCTCGATGTCTTGGTCCTTCAAACGATCAACCAGAAACGCGAGGAGATGGAATTGGATTCTGTTTCTAAACTCGCGAACCATGTCAACACAGCAAGTGGTCTCGGTTTAGGTACGAATACGTTAGATCAAGTGGATCTTCAGAAAGTTGAGGTGTGATAATGAAGCATTGCAAGGTAGTAGGCACACTCCGCTGT encodes the following:
- a CDS encoding carboxypeptidase regulatory-like domain-containing protein, producing the protein MKQILALLAFGLLLFAGLNCGTENPVEEITDTASIETGATGAFRGDVELIEGVTIYMHLRKAGQLLAQLEFEMDGVKATSIGANLSSSTQLGIGRYHLQKAEPGDYTVQISARGYQTKELNVTVISDQNISLDKVTLVALETPVSHLQGVLTDALTGEPLLGINLQLADNAGEVYETLTTLAGIFVFENLPVEQAFTLTINHAGYEGKEVAVHPIPAAETLELVVELTPLAEPERLDPGQGLSIGSRAPDFELPDGNGKLHALADSIGNENVVLIFYRGGW
- a CDS encoding DUF362 domain-containing protein, whose translation is MKPYDKVTANIIADSQEAEQHRDALDRRQFLTRLAAGVGGIGGALSTLPAFAQLSSGQLQPDATQTGPLTPVIEAIGKKVWDGDRLDEDAVSELMDQAMMKLTGRASAKEAWRDIVLPDDIVGIKINPLGGPELSTHSIIVDKIVEGVYGAGVLKKQIVIWDRFEDHLLNAGYPIRQEDGEVRTIASDTEGIGYDDEVFYESEKDSVTRRENESTRSRYSRIVTQEVDVLINVPVLKHHAMAGVSGCLKNLAFGSVDNTRRFHGKPIYCNPAIGEILEHKVLKEKLVLNIVDGLVASFDKGPTYHAESAWKYGGLFISTDPVILDVLVLQTINQKREEMELDSVSKLANHVNTASGLGLGTNTLDQVDLQKVEV